The Muribaculum intestinale genome includes the window TGAAATCGATGGAAATAATTATGTATATGTAATCCTTCAGCGTGGTGCCAAGGACTTTGAGGCCGCATGCAAGGCTATGGGATTCGAGGACTGGCTCACCAATCCCGACTTCAATACCGCCGATGCTCGCGACCGTCACAAGGATGCCGTCCATCAGCGTATCGCCGCTTGGACTGCCGATAAGACAAAGTATGAAGTGACCGAGATTCTCGGTGCAGCAGGTGTGCCTGTCGGCCCCGTGCTCTCGACTAAGGAGATGATGACCGATGAATCGCTTTACGATGGAAATACCCTCGTGAGGATAAATCAGGGTGGTGATATCGGCGAGTTCGTCACTGTCGGATGTCCGTTTACGATGTCCAACTATCAGCCGCAGTATGGCCCGTGCCCGTCACTTGGCGGCAATACCGATGAGGTGCTCAAGTCACTTGGCTATACCGATGACCAGATAAAGACTTTTGCTCAGAACGGCACTACCGCTTCGCTCGCAGAGCCGAAGAAATGATAATGTGATTGTTTTATGAGGTGGCTTGCCCGCACATGGACACTACTCCCTGTCGGCGCCACCTCTTTGTCTAATTGGCTGTTTGGCAATCTACTCTGCCGGACAGCTCTTGAAAATACTGAACACAATGGCTGATGTTAATACAATAAAATCTGCTGCGCCGGCTTCCGCCGCGGCGCCACATTTTCCTCAGCAGGTGACAGGCATGTATATTCTTGCCGAGACTCTGCGACGACTGGGGCTGATGCATGTCTACGGACTTGTCGGCATTCCGGTCACAGAAGCCGCCTATGCGATGCAGAAAGTGGGCATAAATTACTATGGATTCCGTTTCGAGCAGCAGGCCGGCATGGCTGCCGCTACCCACGGCTACCTGACAAAGCAGCCCGGAGTGCTCCTCACCGTGTCGTCGCTCGGCATGCTCAACGGTCTTACCGCGACTGCCAACGCCACCGTCAACTGCTATCCTATGATACAGATATCGGGTGCATCCGACCCCGATATGGTCGACATGGACATGGGCACATACGAGCAGCTCGACCAGTTGAATACCGCGCGCCCGCTTGTCAAGGCCGCTTTCCGGTGCTCTCATGCCAAGGATATTCCAAGGGCGGTGGCACGTGCCTACCGTGTAGCTGTAAGCGGCCGCCCGGGAGGCGTGTATATCGATATGACTACCCCGGCTCTTGCCGAGATAATGGATGCCGCCGATGTGGAGAAACTGTTCTATAGCCCGGTAGATGTGGCTTCGCCGGTGGCTCCCAATAAGGAGGCTGTGGCGCGTGCCGCCGATATTCTGGCCTCAGCCAAGCGGCCCGCACTGCTTCTCGGCAAAGGCGCCGCATATGCGCAGGTCGACAACAAGATAAAGACTCTTGTCGACACATACCGTATTCCATATCTGGCCATGTCCATGGCAAAGGGACTGATGCCCGATGCCGGAGAACTCAGCGCACTGAGTTGCCGCTCAACGATTATGGAGAAGGCAGATGTAGTGGTCGTTGTCGGAGCGCGTATCAACTGGATGCTTTCGTTCGGCCGCGGCAAGTGGAATCCCGATGTGAAGTTCATTCAGCTTGAGGTAGAGCCTTCCGAGATTGACCGCAATGTGCCTGTCGCCGCTCCTGTAGTCGGAGACATGGGGCTCGCGCTCGACATGTTGCTCGACGAGATGAAGGGGCGCTCTATGTCGGCCGACCCGGCATGGCTCGCTTCGCTGCAGGCCGACACAAAGACCAAGAATGCCAAGTTTGCCGCCCGTCTGGCCGATGCCGCCAGGCTCTCGCCTATGAACCACTGGAGCGCGCTGTCGGTTGTCAAGCCGGTGCTTGAGGCCAATCCCGATGTGATACTGGTCAACGAAGGAGCGAATACTCTTGACGACACACGCGACTCTGTCGACATGTCGCTCCCGCGCCATCGTATCGACTGTGCCTCATGGTCGATTATGGGCATGGGCATGGGTTCTGCGGTTGGAGCCGCCGTGGCTACCGGCAAGAGTGTGGTTGCTGTCGAAGGCGATTCCGCATTCGGATTTTCCGGCATGGATTTCGCCACAATATGTCGTTATAAACTCCCTGTAACTGTACTCGTGTTCAACAACGGAGGCATATACAACGGCATAGGTGTCAACCCTTCGGGTGCCGATGCGCCTGCGCCTACCACCCTTGATATCGACGCACAGTACAATCTTATCGGTAAGGCCTTTGGTGCCGACAATTACAGGGTCGACAATATCGCCGACCTGCGTGCCGCCCTCGAGGCTGCAATCGCCTCAAAGCGTCCGTGTCTGATTGATGTGCAGCTCGCCGCCGATGCCGGCAAGGAGAGCGGCCACATCGGTTATCTCAATCCGATACCGCTAATAGACTATACCGTGTGACCTCAGCCCGCAGTGCGCCATAAATCCCATGGCGCACCGGGCTGTCGGCGCCCCGTCCTCTCTGCAACCATATTACCAGAATGCCTAACAATAGCGAATTATGAATCTTTCTCATGTCATTCTATATGCCATCGTCCCTATCATAGTGGTGATGCTCGCCGGATATCTTTCCGGAAAGAAGGGTGTATTCACCGGCGACGATGCCAAGAAATTCAACAAGGTAGTGCTTGACTATGCCCTTCCTGCCGCTCTGTTTGTATCTATTGTGCAGGCAACCCGCGAGGACCTTGTTAAGGATATCAAGCTCACTCTGATTTCTACAGTAGGCATCATGGCCTGCTTCATGACGGTTTACTTCGTGTTCCGCATGTTCAAGAAAAACACCGGCGCCGATGCAGCCGTCAGTGCCCTTATCAGCGGCTCTCCTACAATAGGATTCCTCGGATTCGCCGTGCTGGAGCCTATCTTCGGCACATCGCCCTCGGTAGCGCTCGTGGTGGCAATCGTAGGCATAGTGGTCAATGCCATTGGCATACCTGTAGGGCTGTCGCTGATGAATGCTTCCCTCGAAAAGCAGAATCCAGGCTCGACCAAGCATGAAAGTGCGTGGAAACCTGTGATACACGCTCTTGAGCAGCCTGTGGCCTGGGCACCGATACTGGCTGTGGTGTGGGTTGTGGTCGGCATTCCATGGCCGGCCTATCTGAGTCCCTCGTTCGACCTTATCGCTAAGGCCAATGCCTCGATGGCTGTATTCTCCGCCGGCATCACTCTGGCTGCAATCAAGTTTACTGTCAACTGGCAGGCAGTGCTCGGCTCGATATTCAAGATGATAATGATGCCTGCCGTGATTCTTATCCTCGGCCTGCTCTTCCATATGGATCCGCTCAACCTCAAGATGCTGGTTGTAGCAGCCGCTCTGCCCCCTGCCTTCTCCGGTATAATCATTGCCGATGAATACAACACATATGTCGCTACAGGCACATCCTCACTTACCCTCTCGGTAATTCTCTTCATCGGATTCTGCCCGTTGTGGATATGGCTTACCGATGCGGCCCTGCGCTCGGGTTTCCTCTGCTGACAATAATCTTTTCCTATAGATATAATAATATTCCCGCCTACAGGATTTTCAAACTGAGAATCCTGTAGGCGGGAATTTCATTTATGTCACCACGGCTATGATAATTTTACGGTTTAATGTTTTTCATGTTCTCGATGTAGTGGAATTTTGATTTGTGGAGTAGTATTGCTAACTTGCGATTTTTAAAGGACTAAGCGCATGGAAAAACGGATTGCTATGTTGTGCCTGTGGATTTCAGGCATTTTATCGGCTATGGCTGCTGACCGACCGGCTCTCGATTTGTCGGTTGCCGGGGTGAAGCCCGACAGTGTCGCGCTTATATCGACATGCCCTGCCGTATCGTTCCCCGAGATAGATGCCATAGGGCCGGAGTCGATGTTGGCACGCCATAACAAGGAGTACAGGATGCGTCCGTTTCGCAGGCCGTTTATGTTCGACATTTTGACGGGTCCGGCCATAGCCCTCGGATCGCATGGCAGCCGCCATGACTGGTCCGGTCCGCGCCCTAATGCCGTCAACTGGTTCACAATCCGAATCGCATACTATCCGTTGCATCATTGGGGAGTATATCTTTCCACTTCATATTCCTCCTACAAGCCTCGCCGTTACTGGGCCGATATCATAGGGCTTCCACTTGTGACACCTTCTTCGGATGGATGCCTTATGAGCACACCGCTGTTTAATGTGTCAGGGGAAATCGGTATTTCATATCAGGTGCAGTACAGGAAATGGGTATTGCAGGCCAGAGCCGGATACGGGATATTTAGCATGGGAGCGGATGAGGATATAATGGGAATATACTATCGGATGGATGACCATTATGTTTATCCGAAATTTGAGATATGCCGTCATATCAGGTCGAATTATGTCTCTGTCGGGCTGACCGCAGGATATCGGCTGGCCAGAGGCGTCAATGTCGTGTTGGAAGCCGGATACCGTCTGCCGTTCCATTATCCTCATATTTGGCTCAGTTACTTCGCACCGGGCGGCCATCATTATTCCGGTAATAATGAGATGCATATGCCCGGAGCGGTTGCCGAGAAAGAGATAGTGTCTTCGCCGCGGTGGGGACATGACCTTATGATTTCCTGCGGTTTTCAATTTGTGCTCGATACAGCCCGTACGCCACGCACCAAAGCCTCTCCGCGCCATAAATTCACGGCGCCTCGCTATTTCCATACCCGCTGACTCCCCGGCATAGCAGGCAAACTCAATACCTGTTTCATAGGAATCCGTGTAATATTGAGTGTATTTCAGGATTTATCACTATATTAGCGCGAAATTTAATAACTTAAAACTTTATTTATACCATGAAAAAGAAAATAATGATGTCAATGCCATTGTTGTCTCTCATGTTGCTCGCCTGTGGCGGTAGCGACGATGAAAATGTAATCTCCGACAATAATAAGGAGCCGGGTTGGGAGCTGGTATGGCAGGACGAATTTGACGGCGAGACTGTCGACGAAAGTGTATGGAGCCGCATCACAGAGGGTACCCCCGACTGGAAAAAATATCAGAGCACCGACGACCGTTGCTATGAGAAGCGCGGAAGTTCGATTGTGTTCTATGGAATTGTGAATGACGACAAGGATGCTGACCCTCGCGACTATCTGTGCGGAGGCCTCTACACCGCCGGAAAGAAAGCGTTCGGCCCCGGCCGTATCGAGGTATGTGCCCGTATGACACAGGCACAGGGTGCGTGGCCGGCGATCTGGATGATGCCTTTCCAATCCGACAAGGGGTGGCCTTACGATGGCGAAATCGACATAATGGAGCATCTCAATATGGACAAGTCGGTACATCAGACACTTCACTCAGGCTACATAGATGTTGACAATAACAGAGACAACCCGCTGTATTCACGCCAGTCGCCGGTTGCCGATGTCACCGAATTTCATGTCTACGGCGTGGATATTACAGAGGACAAGGTCGTTTTTCATATCGACGGTGTCGATAAGCTGACCTACCCGCGCATGGCTGTCGACGGACAGTATCCATTCTACCAGGAGTGGGATCTGCGCATCGATATGCAGCTCGGCGGCAGCTGGGTAGGCAAAATCAATGCACGCCAGCTGCCGGTAGAGATGGAGGTTGCATGGGTGAAATATTATCAGTGGCGATAGGTCATACTCCGGAGGCGCCTCCCCCGAGGGTCGAGTCATCGCCCATCGGGGCGGGGGGCACGGTGTCGACATCCTTAAACAATTTGTCGAGATATTTCTCCTGAAATCCCTGCAGGGCAGCCCAGAAGCCGGGCACGAACAGAGTGCCGAACACGGCGTTGATGAGCATGCCGAACACTACCGCCGTGCCGAGCGATACGCGGCTTGCAGCGCCGGCGCCGTGGGCGGTCATCATAGGTATCACACCGAGGATGAATGCTATTGCCGTCATCATAATCGGACGGAAACGTATCACTCCCGCATCCTCGGCCGCGCCGGGTATCAGCACTCCGCCGCGCCGGAAATAGGTAGCATACTCAACAATCAGAATAGCGTTCTTGGCCGACAGACCAAGCACGAGTATCAGACCGATCTGGGTGTAGATGCTTATGCTCTGATCCATGATGATGCATCCTAACACACAGCCCAGCACTGCTACAGGCATCGCCAGCACCACGGCAAGCGGGTCGGTCCAGCTCTCATACTGGGCCGCAAGCACCAGCAGGGTGAGTATGATGGCGAAGATAAACACGGCAGTCACTGTGGTGCCCGACTGTGTCTCCTGGTATGCCTCGCCGGTCCAGGCATAGCTGTAGTTGTTGCCGAGTGTGTTCTTTACGAGGCGTTCCATTGCCTTTATCCCTTCCTGCGAACTGTATCCCTTGGCGAGGGTGGCGGTCACCGACGCTGTGCCATACATGTTGTAGCGGGAAGCGGAGGGTTCGCCCATGGTCTGTTCGATGGTGGTGAACGATGCGAAGGGCACCATAGCGCCCGACGAGTTGCGCACACTCAGTTTCATTATGTCGCTGATATTGCCGCGGGCCTCTTCGTCGCCCATCATTGTCACTTGAAACACTCTGCCGAACTCGGTGAAGTCGTTGACATAGCTTCCGCCCGTGTATCCGCTAAGCGAACTGAACACATCGCTCATAGTGAGACCCTGCATCTGCACGCGGTCGCGGTCGATATTCAGACGGTATTGTGGCACGACACCCTGGTACAGCGATGTGACGCGCTCGATTGCAGGCTCTTCCTTGGCCGCCTCCTGCAGTGAGGCGACAGCCTTGGCGAGTTCTGCCGCTCCATGGTTGTTGATGTCGAGCAGCTGCATTTCGAGGCCGGCCGACATGCCGAGTCCGGGTATTGATGGAGGGTTGACGGAGAAGACTATCGGTTCCTGCATGCGTGCGGCTATGGCGTCGACCTTTTCCATGATTGCGTCGACCCCCTGTCCTTTGCCGGTGCGCTCTTTCCAGGGGGTAAGGGTTACGAACAGTGAGCCCATATTGCTTGCCGCACCTCCGCCCATGAATGAGAATCCGCTTATGCTCATCACATTCTCGACCTCGGGTATCTCTTTGCGTATCATGTCGGAAAGTCGGTTGACAACTTTCTGTGTGCGCTCAAGCGATGCGCCCTGAGGGAGCTGGATGGAGCTCATGAAATAGCCCTGGTCCTCCTGGGGCACATAGCTTGTGGGATGGTTGAGAAACAGAATGAATCCGAATACGGCTATCGCGATAAAGCCGCATGTCGACAGCCACGGTCTTTTCAGCAATGTATGGATACAGCGCTTGTAGAGATTCTCGGTCGCCTGATACCCTTTATCGAACCACCGGTAGATGAAGAATTTTGTCTTCTTGCGCGGGGTAAGAAACAGGGCGCACAGAGCCGGGGTGAGCGTGAGGGCGTTGAATCCTGAGAATGCCGTGGATACGGCTATCGTGAGGGCAAACTGCTTGTAGAGTTCGCCGGTGATGCCGCTCACAAAGGCAGTGGGGATAAATACCGACAGGAGCACGAGCACTTCGCCGATTACAGGGCCTGTAAGTTCCTCCATGGCTTTTTCTGCAGCCTGGCGCCGCGAGAGTTTTCCTGCATCGACAAGGCGCGAGCAGTCTTCCACCACCACAATGGCGTCGTCGACTACAATGGCGATTGCCAGTACCAGGCCGAAGAGCGTGAGGGTGTTGATGGTAAAGCCCATTATTTTCATTACGGCGAATGTGGCGATGAGGCTCACCGGAATGGTAATCATGGGGATGACTACCGCACGCCAGTTCTGTAGGAATAGCAGGATTACAATCATGACGATGAGGGTGGTCTCTACGAAGGTGACAAGCACATCGTCGATTGAGGCTGTTACGAAGTCTGACGAGTCGAGTACGATATTGTATTTCACACCCGGGGGGAAGTATTGGGCAAGGCGTTCGAGCTCGGCGCGCGAGTTCTTGCTTACCGACAGTGCATTGGCACCCGGCAACTGCTTGATGCCGAGCAGTGCGGCCTCATGCCCCGACACAAATGTAGTGGCCGAGTAGCTGATACTGCCGAGGTCGGTGCGTGCCACATCCTTGAGCCGTAGCAGCCCGTCGGCACCGCTGCGTATGATGATATCGGAGAATTCCTGGGCAGTGTTGAGGTTGCCTTTGCTGACGAGTGTGAACTGGAACGCCTCGTCGGTCGGTGCAGGAGATGCGCCTACCGAGCCGGCCGACACTTCCATGTTCTGCGACTGTATGGCGGCGGTGACATCCTGGGGTGTCAGGTTGTAGAATCGCATCTTCTCCGGGTCGAGCCATACGCGCATACTGTAGCTGCCTCCGCCGAATGCCTCGACTCCGCCTACACCTTCTACGCGCGACAGAGCGTTGACGAGATTGATGTTGGCGTAGTTGGTGAGATATAGGGCATTGTAGCGCCCGGTGCTGTCACCCTCGAGCGAGCAGAACAGCACGATGTTGGTCGATTCCTTGTTGACAGTGACCCCCTGTTGCGTCACAGCCTCCGGCAGTTGTGGTGTAGCCTGGTTCAGTCGGTTCTGCACGTTGATTGCAGCCTGGTCGATGTCGGTGCCCTGCTTGAATGTGATGGTAAGGCCATAGCTTCCGTCGCTTCCTGAGTTGGAACTCATATAGAGCATATCCTCCACTCCGTTGATTTGCTGTTCGATGGGGACGCCTACGGTACGGGCCACAGTTTCAGCATCGGCTCCGGGATATGAGGCCGATACGCTTACGGTCGGTGGAGTGATGTCGGGAAACTGCGCGACGGGCAGTGAGTTTATTGTCAGCAGTCCCGCTATCACCATGAGTATGGCGAGCACTGTGGCGAATATAGGCCTGTCTATAAAGAATTTTGAGAACATGGGCTTAGAGCTTGTTTAATAATAAATGTTACCGTCAGGGCGGTCAGTCGGCGAGCAGATTTTCGCTTGTGATGAGGGAGTTATGGGGTTCCATAACGACCGAAGAACAGGCGGAAATATGCCGGCGAATGACCGACTGGAGGTAATTTGTTCCATATTGTTAATATATTTTTACATTTGCTTTAAAGCAGGCAAGAGATTGAATGGTTATAAAGCTACCTTTTGTCTCGTATATCTTGGCCGCTTTTCGCCATGACCCTCAGTCATGTACATAAAGTACACTCCTTCGTCACATGTCGAAAATCGACTCAAGCTATACGACCCTGGCGGCAACATTTATTATTAAACAAGCTCTTATTGTTTTAGGGCATGAGAGTGTCGGATATGCTATCTTGCCTCGACCGGTTTTACCTCCATGCCGTCGCGTACCTTGAGCATGGCTGAGGTGACATAACGGCTCTCGGGGCCAATTCCTTTGGTGACTATGCGCAGTGAGTCGCGGTATATGTCGCCTGTCTCTATGGGGGTGTAGACTATGCGGTTGCTGTCGTTGACCACATACAGGTATTTGCCGAGCTGGTCGGTGCCTATCGAACTGTCTTTGACCAGCAGGGCATGGGACGAGGCGCCGAATGGCATGTGGACTGTCACATACATTCCGTCTCGAAGTTCGCCGTAGGGGTTGTCGACGATACATTTCAGGGTGATTGTACCGGTACTTTTGTCAATAATCGGCGAGGTGTAGTAGAGGTCGCCTGTGTATTTGTGTGCGAGTTCATTGTCAAACGACAGGGGCACTTTTCGGAATATCTCTTCCTGCGGGGTGCCTCTTATTCCGAGCATCTGCTGGTACTGCGGTTCGGAGATTGAGAATGTCACCACTACCTCGGCGTCATCGTATATCGTGGCGAGAGTGAATGGCGATCCGCCTCCGGATATGTAGGCGCCGGGGTCGACGGTCGACGAGGTGATGTGCCCTTTGAAAGGTGCTCGTATCGTGCAGTAGCCAAGGTTGGTGAGTGCCAGATTGAGCTGTGCCTCCGCCTCCTTTATTGCTGCCGCCGACTGTTCCATATTGCTTTCGGCCTGGATTACGTCGAGTTTGCTGACGGCGTCGCTTTCGAGGGCTTTTTTCATAGCCGCAGCCTGGTTGGAGGCGTAGGTGTATTCGCTTCGGGCGGTTTCAAGCGATGCGCGGCTCTGCATCACGGCGTCGTTGTACTGGGTGGGCTCGATTGTGAAGAGCACTGTCCCTTTGTCGACAAGTGAGCCACTTGTGTAGTCGCGGGTCAGCAGCGTGCCGTTTACGCGTGCCACGATATCGGCCGAGGCTCTGGCGCCGGCGGTTCCGGGATAGGTGCGGTATAGCATCACCGAGTCGGTGACTGGACGTGCGACATCTACGGCGAGTACCCCGTCGGAGTGGTCGGAGCTTTTATCATTGTGGCATGAGGGGAGTATGGTCAGTGCCGTGCATGTAAGCAGGGCTGTCATATGGTATATCTTTTTCATAATCGTTTAGGAATTTAGGCGTTTTACATGTCGGCGGCATCCCATCCGCCTCCGAGGGCCTCATAGAGTGTGATGAGGGCAGTGAGGGCGTTTCCACTTGCTGTCACTACCGAGTTCTGATATTCGAGAAGGTTCATCTGTGCCGTCACAACGTTGTTGAACGGCGACAGACCGCGCTTGTACAGGTCGAGCGACAGGTCGAGCGATTTGCGGCTCTGCGTCACCACGTCATCGAGTATGTCAAGGTTGCGCAGAGTGCCGGCATATGTGGTGATGGCGTTGTCGACTTCCTCCACTGCCGTCATTACGGTGTTATTGTAGCTCTCGATGCCGATTTCCATCTGTTGGCGTGCGCTCGCCATATTCGCGCGTCTCGACATGCCGTCGAAAATTGTCCATGTAAGGGTGGGCTCTATCGAGTAGGTGAGGCTGTTGCGCGAGAAGAGGTCGCCGGCGCTGTGAGCGCCTGTGCCTATCGACCCATTGAGCGAGAGTGTCGGCAGGAAGTCGCGTTTGGCTATGCCGAGTGCTGCGGCATACGATGCCAGCTCATACTCCGCCTCCACGATGTCGGGACGCCGGCGCAGCAGTTCGGCGGGTACGCCTACCGGCACAATCTGGCGGTGGTCGGGTAGGGGACTCGTAGGCTCAAGCAGGTCGTTGATGTCGCGCGGATATACTCCGAGCAGCAGGGCTATGGAGTTGATGGTGGTGCGTATCGAGGAGCGCAGAGTGGGCATTGACGCCTGTGTGGAATAGTACACGATTCGGGCCTGTGTCACATCGAGCATCGATGCGAGCCCGGCTTCATGGCGTGCTTCGGTTATCTTGACTATCTTCTCCTGCGATGCGATATGCTCCACGGCCACCTGCCACTCGGCCTGCCAGACACGCAGATTCACGTAGGCTTTGGCTATGTTGGCACAGAGTGTCACCATAGTGGCCGCATATTCGGCACGGGTGGCGTTGTAGAGCGCTTTCTGTTGCGATGCCTTGGCCGAGATTTTGCCGAACACATCGATTTCCCAGCTCATGTTGAGTCCGAGCGAGAAGTAGTCGGTTGTGGTGGCAGGCATGGACACGTTGCCCAGAGCGCCCGACGAGCGTGCTTTCGTCCAGCCGCCCTGTAGTCCGAGCGACGGATAATATCCGGCCCGTGCGGCGTTGAGAGCC containing:
- the oxc gene encoding oxalyl-CoA decarboxylase; this encodes MADVNTIKSAAPASAAAPHFPQQVTGMYILAETLRRLGLMHVYGLVGIPVTEAAYAMQKVGINYYGFRFEQQAGMAAATHGYLTKQPGVLLTVSSLGMLNGLTATANATVNCYPMIQISGASDPDMVDMDMGTYEQLDQLNTARPLVKAAFRCSHAKDIPRAVARAYRVAVSGRPGGVYIDMTTPALAEIMDAADVEKLFYSPVDVASPVAPNKEAVARAADILASAKRPALLLGKGAAYAQVDNKIKTLVDTYRIPYLAMSMAKGLMPDAGELSALSCRSTIMEKADVVVVVGARINWMLSFGRGKWNPDVKFIQLEVEPSEIDRNVPVAAPVVGDMGLALDMLLDEMKGRSMSADPAWLASLQADTKTKNAKFAARLADAARLSPMNHWSALSVVKPVLEANPDVILVNEGANTLDDTRDSVDMSLPRHRIDCASWSIMGMGMGSAVGAAVATGKSVVAVEGDSAFGFSGMDFATICRYKLPVTVLVFNNGGIYNGIGVNPSGADAPAPTTLDIDAQYNLIGKAFGADNYRVDNIADLRAALEAAIASKRPCLIDVQLAADAGKESGHIGYLNPIPLIDYTV
- a CDS encoding AEC family transporter translates to MNLSHVILYAIVPIIVVMLAGYLSGKKGVFTGDDAKKFNKVVLDYALPAALFVSIVQATREDLVKDIKLTLISTVGIMACFMTVYFVFRMFKKNTGADAAVSALISGSPTIGFLGFAVLEPIFGTSPSVALVVAIVGIVVNAIGIPVGLSLMNASLEKQNPGSTKHESAWKPVIHALEQPVAWAPILAVVWVVVGIPWPAYLSPSFDLIAKANASMAVFSAGITLAAIKFTVNWQAVLGSIFKMIMMPAVILILGLLFHMDPLNLKMLVVAAALPPAFSGIIIADEYNTYVATGTSSLTLSVILFIGFCPLWIWLTDAALRSGFLC
- a CDS encoding family 16 glycosylhydrolase, which encodes MKKKIMMSMPLLSLMLLACGGSDDENVISDNNKEPGWELVWQDEFDGETVDESVWSRITEGTPDWKKYQSTDDRCYEKRGSSIVFYGIVNDDKDADPRDYLCGGLYTAGKKAFGPGRIEVCARMTQAQGAWPAIWMMPFQSDKGWPYDGEIDIMEHLNMDKSVHQTLHSGYIDVDNNRDNPLYSRQSPVADVTEFHVYGVDITEDKVVFHIDGVDKLTYPRMAVDGQYPFYQEWDLRIDMQLGGSWVGKINARQLPVEMEVAWVKYYQWR
- a CDS encoding efflux RND transporter permease subunit, with the translated sequence MFSKFFIDRPIFATVLAILMVIAGLLTINSLPVAQFPDITPPTVSVSASYPGADAETVARTVGVPIEQQINGVEDMLYMSSNSGSDGSYGLTITFKQGTDIDQAAINVQNRLNQATPQLPEAVTQQGVTVNKESTNIVLFCSLEGDSTGRYNALYLTNYANINLVNALSRVEGVGGVEAFGGGSYSMRVWLDPEKMRFYNLTPQDVTAAIQSQNMEVSAGSVGASPAPTDEAFQFTLVSKGNLNTAQEFSDIIIRSGADGLLRLKDVARTDLGSISYSATTFVSGHEAALLGIKQLPGANALSVSKNSRAELERLAQYFPPGVKYNIVLDSSDFVTASIDDVLVTFVETTLIVMIVILLFLQNWRAVVIPMITIPVSLIATFAVMKIMGFTINTLTLFGLVLAIAIVVDDAIVVVEDCSRLVDAGKLSRRQAAEKAMEELTGPVIGEVLVLLSVFIPTAFVSGITGELYKQFALTIAVSTAFSGFNALTLTPALCALFLTPRKKTKFFIYRWFDKGYQATENLYKRCIHTLLKRPWLSTCGFIAIAVFGFILFLNHPTSYVPQEDQGYFMSSIQLPQGASLERTQKVVNRLSDMIRKEIPEVENVMSISGFSFMGGGAASNMGSLFVTLTPWKERTGKGQGVDAIMEKVDAIAARMQEPIVFSVNPPSIPGLGMSAGLEMQLLDINNHGAAELAKAVASLQEAAKEEPAIERVTSLYQGVVPQYRLNIDRDRVQMQGLTMSDVFSSLSGYTGGSYVNDFTEFGRVFQVTMMGDEEARGNISDIMKLSVRNSSGAMVPFASFTTIEQTMGEPSASRYNMYGTASVTATLAKGYSSQEGIKAMERLVKNTLGNNYSYAWTGEAYQETQSGTTVTAVFIFAIILTLLVLAAQYESWTDPLAVVLAMPVAVLGCVLGCIIMDQSISIYTQIGLILVLGLSAKNAILIVEYATYFRRGGVLIPGAAEDAGVIRFRPIMMTAIAFILGVIPMMTAHGAGAASRVSLGTAVVFGMLINAVFGTLFVPGFWAALQGFQEKYLDKLFKDVDTVPPAPMGDDSTLGGGASGV
- a CDS encoding efflux RND transporter periplasmic adaptor subunit, encoding MKKIYHMTALLTCTALTILPSCHNDKSSDHSDGVLAVDVARPVTDSVMLYRTYPGTAGARASADIVARVNGTLLTRDYTSGSLVDKGTVLFTIEPTQYNDAVMQSRASLETARSEYTYASNQAAAMKKALESDAVSKLDVIQAESNMEQSAAAIKEAEAQLNLALTNLGYCTIRAPFKGHITSSTVDPGAYISGGGSPFTLATIYDDAEVVVTFSISEPQYQQMLGIRGTPQEEIFRKVPLSFDNELAHKYTGDLYYTSPIIDKSTGTITLKCIVDNPYGELRDGMYVTVHMPFGASSHALLVKDSSIGTDQLGKYLYVVNDSNRIVYTPIETGDIYRDSLRIVTKGIGPESRYVTSAMLKVRDGMEVKPVEAR
- a CDS encoding efflux transporter outer membrane subunit, translating into MYLLFRKPAGYLRHTLLAAFLALYAAAAYAGGNNTGEAALTDSVPSHWTYDEHFNQSIPTDDNWWHQLGDPLLDSLIARGIENNPNVVIAGKRIVMAKEALNAARAGYYPSLGLQGGWTKARSSGALGNVSMPATTTDYFSLGLNMSWEIDVFGKISAKASQQKALYNATRAEYAATMVTLCANIAKAYVNLRVWQAEWQVAVEHIASQEKIVKITEARHEAGLASMLDVTQARIVYYSTQASMPTLRSSIRTTINSIALLLGVYPRDINDLLEPTSPLPDHRQIVPVGVPAELLRRRPDIVEAEYELASYAAALGIAKRDFLPTLSLNGSIGTGAHSAGDLFSRNSLTYSIEPTLTWTIFDGMSRRANMASARQQMEIGIESYNNTVMTAVEEVDNAITTYAGTLRNLDILDDVVTQSRKSLDLSLDLYKRGLSPFNNVVTAQMNLLEYQNSVVTASGNALTALITLYEALGGGWDAADM